From a single Mycolicibacterium moriokaense genomic region:
- a CDS encoding FAD-dependent oxidoreductase, translating into MSLRNRMVMSPMETLYGTPEGLPSPRTRDYFAARAAGGVGLITVGATGIDHRHPETPGGLHLATDEAVDAHRALVDVVHEHGAKIQPQIVHAGPDGLGPEMYGVTSIGPSVIPSYLTGRPSAEVTREQLVEVFDLFKRAVRRAAEAGYDGIELHAAHGYMFLGSFLAPQRNRRTDDYRGDSVSGRIRVVLDALAAIRSEIGDALPITLRISGYERVAGGRPMFETALVAPELVAAGVDAFHVSGGVIDRLVTGMVNAADDGDALNVGAAAAVKEVVDVPVIAVGRIHDPARAEQILADGRADFIAMARPMLADPELPAKVAAGQTHRIRRCISCENCIDAMEQRFSVDCAVNPRTGKERELAVVPASSAKRVVVIGGGPAGMEAARVAAERGHRVTLFDRDDQTGGALRWASLLHPENEPFLDYLRQEITQSSVNVELGQNLSADDIVDLRPDAVVVANGGRVVPPAIEGSELPNVRSARDIVRAISQGSIPEERRVTIVGADLGALELAEFLAARDRLVSVLEPGKAIAPLVGNKRKTEHMDRLDRLGVTVHVRVSVERIAPDGVVFTPRGGSRRRLPSDTVIVAGAVEPNTELYEKLVAALPDTHIVAAGDCTGAGLIRKATEDGARAACTI; encoded by the coding sequence ATGTCGCTGCGCAATCGCATGGTGATGTCGCCGATGGAGACCCTGTACGGCACACCCGAAGGGCTGCCGTCCCCGCGCACCCGCGACTACTTCGCCGCGCGCGCGGCGGGCGGCGTCGGATTGATCACCGTCGGCGCGACCGGCATCGACCATCGGCACCCCGAGACACCGGGCGGGCTGCACCTGGCCACCGACGAGGCGGTCGACGCGCATCGCGCGCTGGTCGACGTGGTGCACGAACACGGCGCCAAGATCCAGCCGCAGATCGTGCATGCCGGGCCCGACGGGCTCGGGCCGGAGATGTACGGCGTGACGTCGATCGGCCCGTCGGTGATTCCGTCGTACCTGACCGGCAGGCCGTCGGCGGAGGTCACGCGCGAACAGTTGGTCGAGGTCTTCGATCTGTTCAAGCGGGCGGTGCGGCGCGCGGCCGAAGCGGGGTACGACGGTATCGAACTGCATGCCGCGCACGGCTACATGTTCCTCGGCTCGTTTCTCGCCCCGCAGCGCAACCGCCGCACCGACGACTACCGCGGCGACTCGGTGTCGGGCCGTATCCGTGTGGTGCTCGACGCGCTCGCCGCGATCCGGTCCGAGATCGGCGACGCACTGCCCATCACGCTCCGCATCTCCGGCTATGAGCGTGTGGCCGGCGGCCGGCCGATGTTCGAAACCGCGCTGGTGGCACCGGAGCTGGTAGCAGCGGGTGTCGACGCGTTCCACGTCAGCGGCGGAGTGATCGATCGACTGGTGACCGGCATGGTCAACGCGGCCGACGACGGCGACGCGCTCAACGTCGGCGCTGCCGCGGCGGTCAAGGAGGTCGTCGATGTACCCGTGATCGCCGTCGGCCGTATCCACGACCCCGCCCGCGCCGAGCAGATTCTCGCCGACGGCAGGGCGGATTTCATCGCGATGGCCCGGCCCATGCTGGCCGATCCGGAGCTGCCCGCAAAGGTGGCGGCCGGGCAGACGCACCGCATCCGGCGCTGCATCTCGTGCGAGAACTGCATCGACGCGATGGAACAACGCTTTTCGGTCGACTGCGCGGTCAACCCGCGTACCGGCAAGGAACGCGAACTGGCCGTGGTACCGGCTTCCAGCGCGAAGCGGGTGGTGGTGATCGGCGGCGGCCCCGCCGGGATGGAGGCCGCACGCGTCGCCGCCGAGCGCGGTCACCGGGTGACGCTGTTCGACCGCGACGACCAGACCGGCGGTGCGCTGCGGTGGGCGTCGCTGTTGCATCCCGAGAACGAGCCGTTCCTCGACTACCTCAGGCAGGAGATCACGCAGAGCTCGGTCAACGTCGAACTGGGACAGAATCTTTCGGCTGACGATATCGTCGACCTGCGACCCGACGCCGTGGTGGTGGCCAACGGCGGGCGCGTCGTGCCACCCGCGATCGAAGGATCCGAGTTGCCCAACGTGCGTAGTGCGCGCGACATCGTCCGCGCGATATCGCAGGGGTCGATCCCCGAAGAGCGTCGCGTCACCATCGTGGGCGCCGACCTCGGCGCACTCGAGCTCGCCGAATTCCTCGCGGCGCGTGACCGTTTGGTGTCCGTCCTGGAGCCGGGCAAGGCCATCGCACCGCTGGTGGGCAACAAGCGCAAGACCGAACACATGGACCGCCTTGACCGGTTGGGGGTGACGGTGCACGTACGGGTGTCCGTCGAGCGGATCGCACCGGACGGCGTCGTCTTCACCCCGCGCGGCGGGTCCCGTCGGCGGCTGCCGTCGGACACCGTCATCGTCGCCGGCGCCGTCGAACCGAACACCGAGCTGTACGAGAAGC
- a CDS encoding NDMA-dependent alcohol dehydrogenase, protein MKTKGALIYDFNQPWSIEEIEIGDPVKDEVKIQMEASGMCHSDHHLVTGDIPMAGFPVLGGHEGAGIVLEVGPGVENVAPGDHVVLSFIPSCGECPTCQSGQRNLCDLGALLLTGTSVSDGTHRVHTADGKPVIPMTLLGTFSPYMVVHKSSVVKIDPSIPFEVACLVGCGVTTGYGSAVRSADIRPGEDVAIFGIGGVGMGALQGAVNAGARHIFAVDPVEWKRDQALKFGATHVYPDVFAAMAGIAEVTAGLMAKKTIITTGELKGEDIDNYLNCTSKGGTCVVTAVANMAETDVKLNLSLLTLMQKNLQGTIFGGGNPHFDIPQLLSMYKAGKLNLDDMVTRQYKLEQINDGYQDMLQGRNIRGVIRYTDEDR, encoded by the coding sequence ATGAAGACAAAAGGCGCTCTGATCTACGACTTCAACCAGCCGTGGTCGATCGAGGAAATCGAGATCGGCGACCCCGTCAAAGACGAGGTCAAGATCCAGATGGAAGCGTCTGGCATGTGCCACTCCGACCATCACCTGGTCACCGGGGACATCCCGATGGCCGGCTTCCCGGTGCTGGGCGGACACGAGGGCGCGGGCATCGTGCTCGAGGTGGGCCCCGGCGTCGAGAACGTCGCACCCGGCGACCACGTGGTGCTCTCGTTCATCCCGTCCTGCGGTGAGTGTCCGACCTGTCAGAGCGGACAGCGCAACCTCTGCGACCTGGGCGCGCTGCTGCTCACCGGCACCTCGGTGTCCGACGGCACCCACCGGGTGCACACCGCCGACGGCAAGCCGGTCATCCCGATGACGCTGCTCGGCACGTTCAGCCCGTACATGGTCGTGCACAAGAGCTCGGTCGTGAAGATCGACCCGTCCATCCCGTTCGAGGTGGCCTGCCTCGTCGGCTGCGGTGTCACCACCGGCTACGGCTCGGCCGTGCGCAGTGCGGACATCCGCCCGGGTGAGGACGTCGCGATCTTCGGCATCGGCGGCGTTGGGATGGGTGCGCTGCAGGGTGCGGTGAACGCCGGCGCCCGTCACATCTTCGCCGTCGACCCGGTCGAGTGGAAGCGCGATCAGGCGCTCAAGTTCGGCGCCACCCACGTCTATCCCGACGTCTTCGCCGCGATGGCCGGCATCGCCGAGGTCACCGCAGGCCTGATGGCGAAGAAGACGATCATCACCACCGGTGAGCTCAAGGGCGAGGACATCGACAACTACCTCAACTGCACGTCCAAGGGCGGCACCTGCGTGGTGACCGCCGTCGCCAACATGGCGGAGACGGATGTGAAGCTGAACCTGTCGCTGCTGACCCTGATGCAGAAGAACCTGCAGGGCACCATCTTCGGCGGCGGTAACCCGCACTTCGACATCCCGCAGCTGCTGTCGATGTACAAGGCGGGCAAGCTCAACCTCGACGACATGGTGACCCGGCAGTACAAGCTGGAACAGATCAACGACGGCTACCAGGACATGCTGCAGGGCCGCAACATCCGCGGCGTGATCCGCTATACCGACGAGGATCGGTAG
- a CDS encoding nuclear transport factor 2 family protein — protein MASREQLEDWVERWLQANKDSEAAGDWTNLAEFYTDDATYGWNIGPKEDVMCVGKQEIREIALGLEMQGLENWYYEYQRTLIDEKQNEIVGFWKQIANKSDGTRAEIYGIGGSWFRLNDDLLIEWQRDFFDFGHVAKGYAKLIESGDLTPTMQKRIERSLSGEKLPGYYPLGQAPVPIW, from the coding sequence ATGGCGTCAAGAGAGCAGCTCGAAGACTGGGTCGAGCGCTGGCTGCAGGCCAACAAGGACTCCGAGGCAGCCGGCGACTGGACGAATCTGGCCGAGTTCTACACCGACGACGCCACCTACGGCTGGAACATCGGCCCCAAGGAAGACGTCATGTGCGTGGGCAAGCAAGAGATCCGCGAGATCGCCCTCGGGCTGGAGATGCAGGGCTTGGAGAACTGGTACTACGAATATCAGCGCACCCTGATCGACGAGAAGCAGAACGAGATCGTCGGCTTCTGGAAACAGATCGCCAACAAGAGCGACGGCACCCGCGCCGAGATCTACGGCATCGGCGGCAGCTGGTTCCGCCTCAACGACGATCTGCTGATCGAATGGCAGCGCGACTTCTTCGACTTCGGCCACGTGGCGAAGGGCTACGCGAAGCTCATCGAGTCCGGTGACCTGACCCCCACCATGCAGAAGCGCATCGAGCGGTCCCTGTCGGGTGAGAAGCTGCCCGGCTACTACCCGCTGGGACAGGCACCCGTCCCCATCTGGTGA
- a CDS encoding ferredoxin, which produces MGCYRIELDEDLCQGHAMCELEAPDVFKVPKRGVVEIVDPEPPDELREAVEMAVEMCPTRALSITEKED; this is translated from the coding sequence ATGGGCTGTTATCGGATCGAACTCGACGAGGACCTGTGTCAGGGCCACGCGATGTGCGAGCTGGAGGCCCCCGACGTCTTCAAGGTGCCCAAACGCGGCGTCGTCGAGATCGTCGACCCCGAACCACCCGACGAACTTCGTGAGGCCGTCGAGATGGCCGTCGAAATGTGCCCCACCCGAGCACTATCCATCACAGAGAAGGAAGACTGA
- a CDS encoding cytochrome P450, with translation MTTAVVPRVSGGDEEHGHLEEFRTDPIGLMQRVRDECGDIGWFQLAGKQVVMLSGAEANEFFFRSTDNELNQAEAYPFMTPVFGEGVVFDADPERRAEMLHNTALRGEQMKGHAATIEDQVKGMIAEWGDAGEIELLDFFAELTIYTSTACLIGVKFRNQLDSRFAHYFHLLERGTDPLCYVDPYLPIESFRVRDEARVKLVELVQEVMNDRIANPPKDKSDRDLLDVLVSIKDEEGNPRFSANEITGMFISLMFAGHHTSSGTSSWTLIELLRNPEYYAKVQQELDDLYADGQEVSFHALRQIPLLDNAVKETLRLHPPLIILMRVAKEDFEVVGHPIREGQLVAASPAISNRIPEDFPNPDAFDPDRYNKPRQEDLINRWTWIPFGAGKHRCVGAAFAQMQIKAIFSVLLREYEFEVAQPPETYRNDHSKMVVQLARPSKVRYRKRVKD, from the coding sequence ATGACCACAGCAGTGGTGCCCCGGGTATCCGGCGGCGACGAGGAGCACGGACACCTCGAAGAATTCCGCACCGACCCCATCGGACTGATGCAACGGGTCCGCGACGAGTGCGGTGACATCGGCTGGTTCCAGTTGGCGGGCAAACAGGTGGTGATGCTGTCGGGCGCCGAGGCCAACGAGTTCTTCTTCCGCTCCACCGACAATGAACTCAACCAGGCCGAGGCCTACCCGTTCATGACCCCCGTGTTCGGCGAGGGTGTGGTGTTCGACGCCGACCCCGAGCGCCGGGCCGAGATGCTGCACAACACCGCGCTGCGCGGTGAGCAGATGAAGGGCCACGCCGCGACCATCGAGGACCAGGTCAAGGGCATGATCGCCGAATGGGGTGATGCGGGCGAGATCGAACTGCTCGACTTCTTCGCCGAGCTGACCATCTACACGTCGACGGCGTGCCTGATCGGTGTGAAGTTCCGCAACCAGCTGGATTCCCGATTCGCCCACTACTTTCATCTGCTGGAGCGCGGCACCGACCCGCTCTGCTACGTCGACCCGTATCTGCCCATCGAGAGTTTCCGGGTCCGCGACGAGGCCCGCGTCAAGCTCGTCGAACTGGTGCAGGAGGTCATGAACGACCGAATCGCCAACCCGCCCAAGGACAAGAGCGATCGCGACCTGCTGGATGTACTGGTGTCGATCAAGGACGAGGAGGGCAATCCGCGCTTCTCGGCCAACGAGATCACCGGCATGTTCATCTCGCTGATGTTCGCCGGTCACCACACCAGTTCAGGCACGTCGTCGTGGACGTTGATCGAACTACTGCGCAACCCCGAGTACTACGCCAAGGTGCAACAGGAGCTCGACGACCTCTACGCCGACGGCCAGGAAGTGAGTTTCCATGCGCTGCGCCAGATTCCGCTGCTGGACAACGCGGTCAAGGAGACGCTGCGCCTGCACCCGCCGCTCATCATCCTGATGCGGGTGGCCAAGGAGGACTTCGAGGTCGTGGGACATCCGATTCGCGAGGGCCAGCTGGTCGCCGCCTCACCTGCGATCTCCAACCGGATTCCCGAGGACTTCCCCAACCCGGATGCCTTCGATCCCGACCGCTACAACAAACCGCGGCAGGAGGACCTGATCAACCGCTGGACATGGATTCCGTTCGGGGCCGGCAAGCACCGCTGCGTCGGCGCCGCGTTCGCGCAGATGCAGATCAAGGCGATCTTCTCGGTGTTGTTGCGCGAGTATGAGTTTGAGGTGGCCCAGCCGCCCGAGACCTACCGCAACGACCACTCCAAGATGGTGGTCCAGCTGGCCCGGCCGTCGAAGGTCCGCTACCGCAAGCGCGTAAAGGACTGA
- a CDS encoding SDR family oxidoreductase gives MPRFDPLPDRRPALVAGASSGIGAATAIRLAANGFPVALGARRVEKCQEIVDKIRADGGEAIAVHLDVTDPDSVKSAVEQTVSELGEIEVLVAGAGDTYFGKLAEIDSNDFDSQLQIHLVGAFRLANAVLPGMLERRRGDLIFVGSDVSLRQRPHMGAYGAAKAGLVAMVTNFQMELEGTGVRASIVHPGPTKTSMGWSLPAEKIGPALEDWAKWGQARHDYFLRADDLARAITFVAETPRGGFIANMELQPEAPLAEIKDRQKLALGEEGMPS, from the coding sequence CGCCTTGCCGCCAACGGATTCCCCGTCGCGCTCGGTGCCCGCCGGGTGGAGAAGTGCCAGGAGATCGTCGACAAAATCCGCGCCGACGGCGGCGAGGCCATCGCCGTGCATCTCGACGTTACCGATCCGGACTCCGTGAAATCCGCTGTCGAGCAGACTGTCTCGGAGCTCGGCGAGATCGAGGTGCTCGTCGCCGGTGCAGGCGACACCTACTTCGGCAAGCTCGCCGAGATCGACAGCAACGATTTCGACTCACAGCTGCAGATCCACCTGGTCGGCGCGTTCCGGCTGGCCAACGCTGTCCTGCCCGGCATGCTTGAGCGTCGCCGCGGCGACCTGATCTTCGTCGGCTCCGACGTTTCGCTGCGCCAGCGCCCCCACATGGGTGCCTACGGAGCGGCGAAGGCGGGGCTGGTCGCCATGGTGACCAACTTCCAGATGGAACTCGAGGGCACCGGCGTTCGCGCGTCGATCGTGCACCCCGGCCCCACCAAGACCTCGATGGGGTGGAGCCTGCCCGCGGAGAAAATCGGACCCGCGCTGGAGGACTGGGCGAAGTGGGGCCAGGCGCGACACGACTACTTCCTGCGCGCCGACGACCTCGCCCGCGCCATCACGTTCGTCGCCGAGACGCCCCGCGGCGGATTCATCGCGAACATGGAGCTTCAGCCCGAAGCCCCGCTGGCAGAAATCAAAGACCGACAGAAGCTCGCTCTCGGTGAGGAGGGAATGCCGTCATGA